A single region of the Triticum dicoccoides isolate Atlit2015 ecotype Zavitan chromosome 2B, WEW_v2.0, whole genome shotgun sequence genome encodes:
- the LOC119367241 gene encoding calmodulin-binding protein 25-like, producing the protein MDAMSCLAPPPQAPFLSASSSLGPAYYTDAALARALNFSAMPEYEYDYSPAASSPSNSALSSSSLLADFPCGTGGSNWFASTSAPPTGSLACDSVLVASDAAPRPPSTPVAVGAAANKRRAGLGPNAAGAGRAGKRRARASKRAPTTYISTDPANFRLMVQHVTGVQSEPGTDDGSVVLHASFDASSAAALLDCHPFGDALRLPSDADAAALHRHHQQQLVQQQQPCYPTLDSWSVMYESSQLL; encoded by the coding sequence atggacGCCATGTCGTGCCTGGCGCCGCCGCCGCAAGCGCCGTTCCTCTCGGCGTCCTCCTCGCTCGGCCCGGCCTACTACACCGACGCCGCCCTCGCGCGCGCGCTCAACTTCTCCGCCATGCCCGAGTACGAGTACGACTACTCGCCGGCCGCATCCTCGCCCTCCAACTCCGCGCTCTCCTCGTCGTCCCTCCTCGCGGACTTCCCCTGCGGCACCGGCGGCAGCAACTGGTTCGCCTCCACGTCCGCGCCGCCCACGGGTTCGCTCGCCTGCGACTCCGTGCTGGTCGCGTCGGACGCGGCCCCGCGGCCGCCGTCCACCCCCGTCGCCGTGGGCGCCGCGGCGAACAAGAGGCGTGCGGGCCTGGGGCCCAACGCGGCGGGCGCGGGGCGCGCCGGGAAGCGGCGCGCGCGGGCGTCGAAGCGCGCGCCCACCACGTACATCAGCACCGACCCCGCCAACTTCCGGCTCATGGTGCAGCACGTTACCGGCGTCCAGTCCGAGCCGGGCACCGACGACGGCAGCGTCGTCCTGCACGCATCGTTCGACGCGTCCTCCGCCGCGGCGCTGCTGGACTGCCACCCGTTCGGGGACGCGCTGCGGCTGCCGTCGGACGCCGACGCGGCCGCGCTCCATCGCCACCACCAGCAGCAGCTGGTGCAGCAGCAACAGCCGTGCTACCCGACGCTGGACTCGTGGAGCGTCATGTACGAGAGCAGCCAGCTGCTGTAG